A single Denticeps clupeoides chromosome 7, fDenClu1.1, whole genome shotgun sequence DNA region contains:
- the lmo2 gene encoding rhombotin-2, producing the protein MSSAIERKTLEASEEPVDEVLQMPPSLLTCGGCQQSIGDRFFLKAIEQYWHEDCLSCDLCGCRLGEVGRRLYYKLGRKLCRRDYLRLFGQDGLCASCEKRIRAFEMTMRVRDKVYHLECFKCAACQKHFCVGDRYLLINSDIVCEQDIFEWTKLNGNM; encoded by the exons ATGTCGTCTGCCATCGAGAGGAAGACGCTGGAGGCGAGCGA GGAGCCGGTGGACGAGGTTCTGCAGATGCCACCGTCGCTGCTGACGTGCGGCGGCTGCCAGCAGAGCATCGGGGACCGCTTCTTCCTGAAGGCCATCGAGCAGTACTGGCACGAGGACTGCCTGAGCTGCGACCTGTGCGGCTGCCGCCTGGGGGAGGTCGGGCGCCGGCTTTACTACAAACTCGGCCGCAAGCTGTGCCGGAGAGACtacctcag gcTGTTTGGTCAGGATGGACTCTGTGCTTCCTGTGAGAAGCGGATCCGCGCCTTCGAGATGACCATGCGCGTGCGGGACAAGGTCTACCACCTGGAGTGCTTCAAGTGTGCCGCCTGCCAGAAGCACTTCTGCGTGGGAGACCGCTACCTGCTCATCAACTCGGACATTGTGTGCGAGCAGGACATCTTTGAATGGACCAAACTCAATGGGAACATGTAG